One genomic region from Labeo rohita strain BAU-BD-2019 chromosome 7, IGBB_LRoh.1.0, whole genome shotgun sequence encodes:
- the spg7 gene encoding paraplegin isoform X1 codes for MAALLLQRGSKCYDKRVWSLSCRFSSFQTCRKVLGSNVTSYLPLMTPNKRGLKSGHIQNILTKPLIPRLIGLEFHCRHKLVTNPVKLWKLLGTSHYFSTTNRRQEKKEGGKGKTPEEDEEEKKRREQEDQMYRERLRTLFIIAVIMSLLNSINTSGGNISWNDFVNEMLAKGEVSRVQVVPESDIVEIYLHPGAVIFGRPRLALMYRMQVANIDKFEEKLRAAEEELNIDTKDRIPVTYKRTGFFGNALYALGMAAIGVAILWYIFRLAGMGGRDGGFSAFNQLKMAKFTIVDGKSGKGVSFKDVAGMHEAKMEVKEFVDYLKNPDRYLQLGAKVPKGSLLLGPPGCGKTLLAKAVATEAQVPFLAMAGSEFVEVIGGLGAARVRSLFKEARARAPCIVYIDEIDAVGKKRSTNMSGFSNTEEEQTLNQLLVEMDGMGTTDHVIVLASTNRADILDNALMRPGRLDRHIFIDLPTLQERKEIFEQHLKILKLTQPADFYSLRLAELTPGFSGADIANICNEAALHAAREGFKSIDTFNFEYAVERVIAGSVKKSKILSKEEQRVVAFHESGHALVGWLLEHTEAVMKVSIAPRTNAALGFAQILPKDQYLFTKEQLFERMCMAMGGRASEAITFNKVTTGAQDDLRKVTRVAYSMVKQYGMVASVGQVSFPDSNDQGGIGRRPFSQGLQQQMDHEAKMLIAQAYRHTEKLLLDNRDKLILLANTLLEREVVNYDDIEALLGPPPFGPKKMIAPQSWVEAERDKQDTGEDEPRRPQRPLRKDKDDDINLSPA; via the exons ATGGCAGCGCTACTTTTGCAGCGCGGAAGCAAATGCTACGACAAACGGGTTTGGTCGTTATCCTGTCGTTTCAGTAGTTTTCAAACCTGCAGAAAAGTCCTGGGGAGCAATGTGACTTCATACTTACCTTTAATGACTCCAAACAAACGAGGTCTAAAATCAGGACACATTCAG AACATTTTGACAAAGCCTTTAATCCCGAGGCTTATTGGACTTGAATTCCATTGTCGCCACAAATTGGTCACAAATCCTGTGAAACTGTGGAAACTGTTAG GCACTAGTCATTATTTTAGCACAACCAACAGAAGACAGGAAAAGAAGGAGGGTGGAAAAGGGAAGACGCCAGAGGAGGATGAAg AAGAGAAAAAGAGACGAGAACAGGAGGACCAGATGTATAGGGAGCGGCTGCGTACACTCTTTATTATCGCTGTCATCATGAGCTTGCTCAACTCCATCAACACCAGTGGGGGGAACATATCCTGGAATGATTTTGTAAATGAAATGTTGGCCAAAGGGGAGGTGTCACGAGTACAGGTGGTACCAGAGAGTGACATTGTGGAGATCTACCTTCACCCTGGCGCAGTCATCTTTGGCAGACCT AGACTTGCCCTGATGTACCGAATGCAGGTGGCCAACATTGACAAGTTTGAGGAGAAGCTTAGGGCAGCAGAGGAAGAGCTGAATATAGATACCAAAGACAGAATACCAGTGACCTACAAGCGCACTGGCTTCTTTGGGAA TGCTCTTTATGCACTCGGTATGGCTGCCATTGGGGTTGCAATTCTCTGGTACATCTTCCGACTGGCAGGAATGGGTGGGAGAGATGGCGGCTTTAGTGCTTTT AATCAATTGAAAATGGCTAAATTCACTATTGTCGATGGGAAATCTGGGAAAGGTGTAAGCTTCAAAGATGTTGCTGGAATGCACGAGGCCAAGATGGAAGTCAAAGAGTTTGTGGACTATCTGAAG aatCCAGATAGATACCTTCAACTTGGGGCCAAAGTACCTAAGGGCTCTCTGCTCCTGGGCCCCCCTGGCTGCGGTAAAACTCTGCTTGCTAAGGCAGTGGCAACAGAGGCTCAGGTGCCATTCCTTGCCATGGCAGGTTCAGAGTTTGTGGAGGTTATTGGAG GCCTTGGTGCCGCAAGAGTGCGAAGTCTTTTCAAAGAGGCTCGTGCTCGAGCGCCATGCATCGTCTACATTGATGAAATTGATGCTGTGGGGAAGAAACGGTCCACAAACATGTCTGGTTTCTCAAACACAGAGGAAGAGCAGACCCTTAACCAGCTGCTTGTGGAGATGGATG gAATGGGTACCACAGATCATGTGATTGTTCTGGCCTCTACTAACCGGGCAGACATTCTGGACAATGCTCTCATGAGACCAGGCAGGCTTGATAGGCACATTTTTATAGACCTGCCAACTCTTCAG GAGAGAAAGGAAATCTTCGAGCAACACCTGAAGATCCTGAAGCTTACTCAGCCGGCAGACTTCTACTCCCTGCGTCTGGCTGAGTTGACACCAGGCTTCAGTG GGGCTGACATCGCTAACATCTGCAATGAAGCCGCCCTTCATGCTGCCAGAGAGGGCTTCAAGTCTATTGACACCTTTAACTTTGAATATGCTGTGGAGAGAGTCATCGCAG GGAGTGTGAAGAAAAGTAAAATCTTATCTAAAGAGGAGCAGAGGGTGGTGGCTTTTCATGAGTCTGGTCATGCTTTAGTGGGATGGCTGCTAGAACACACCGAGGCTGTCATGAAG GTTTCAATTGCTCCCAGGACTAATGCTGCTTTGGGCTTTGCTCAGATCCTGCCAAAGgatcagtatttatttactaaagaGCAGCTATTTGAGAGGATGTGCATGGCTATGGGTGGACGAGCCTCTGAAGCCATCACCTTCAATAAGGTCACTACAG GTGCTCAGGATGACCTCAGGAAGGTGACCCGCGTGGCCTACTCCATGGTGAAGCAGTATGGCATGGTTGCCAGTGTGGGCCAGGTATCCTTCCCTGACTCTAACGATCAAGGTGGTATTGGACGGAGACCATTTAGTCAAGGCCTCCAACAGCAGATGGACCAT GAAGCTAAGATGCTAATAGCACAGGCCTACAGACACACAGAGAAATTGCTTTTGGACAACAGAGATAAACTTATTTTG CTGGCTAATACCCTGCTGGAGAGAGAGGTGGTCAACTACGATGACATTGAGGCTTTGCTGGGACCTCCTCCGTTTGGTCCCAAAAAGATGATTGCCCCTCAAAGCTGGGTGGAGGCTGAACGAGACAAGCAGGACACTGGTGAAGATGAGCCACGCAGACCCCAGAGACCCCTCCGCAAAGACAAAGATGATGACATCAACCTGAGCCCAGCGTGA
- the cdh15 gene encoding cadherin-15 codes for MTVVAVLGALLAVVCQVSSSSQVTQSDLNPAVLYPWRHRSAGPQVRVKRDWIIPPIRVSENSKQVPEDLVQIKSDKIFTGEVIYMLEGPGVDQDPKGLFEIDEKTGWIKSKMPLDREKHKSFKLKAFALSPSGERLESPTTIEIYVLDQNDHRPEFTQKEFIGTIPEFSVPGTSVMQVTAIDSDDPMTENAALSYAITGQESIPPHSINKTMFGINNKTGVIYTRDVGLDRDVVQSFRLTLQVADMSGMGLTSTGHAIIHISDINNHAPKFHPTMYNMYAMENKYIAEMGRVNATDKDQKGGDNWKIKYTIVNPSGHFAIRTDPVSNQGIISVVKPLDYESQAEYRLIVKAENEVRLKAPYEQIQSATVTVRVMNENEAPVFYKNPIKVTVAESIVPGTVLASDIAHDPDNAKLRFEIIQDPENWLAINHATGQITARRFFNIRSPHVRNNIYSAVVKVIDQDADGTSATATLEVNLWETNDYPPVLIPLSGTVCSDRDRDKLGLLLSAVDEDMSPQADPFSFYIADQNVATNWTIITLNETHAVLQPLIDIEKGEFSIPVVVSDSGSPSLFSNAVVNVTVCPCDSFGDCKSYTAAIFGTKIGISFIALMIIMGCIALLLILIALAVAVKACTKQNMRKGGGLLIGASDDDIRDNVFHYDEQGGGEEDEDAFNIDFLRNPSDMAPAPASFFPQDYSLPRGKQPLRKDAPHNLPSPTYPRKPPGDPTDIEDFINVGLDAADNDPNVPPYDTALIYDFEGDGSVAGSLSSIASTGSDGDQDYDYLNDWGPRFKKLANMYDPR; via the exons GTCAGGTGACACAGAGCGATCTGAACCCAGCTGTGCTGTACCCATGGAGACACAGGAGTGCAGGTCCACAGGTCAGGGTCAAGAGAGACTGGATCATTCCACCAATCCGGGTATCAGAAAACAGCAAGCAGGTCCCTGAAGATCTGGTCCAG ATTAAATCAGACAAGATTTTCACCGGGGAGGTGATATACATGCTGGAGGGACCCGGGGTTGACCAGGACCCCAAAGGCCTCTTTGAAATCGATGAAAAAACAGGATGGATCAAGAGCAAAATGCCACTAGACAGGGAAAAACACAAGAGTTTTAAG CTCAAAGCTTTTGCACTCTCCCCAAGTGGAGAGAGACTGGAAAGTCCCACCACCATTGAAATCTACGTTTTAGATCAGAATGACCACAGGCCTGAATTTACCCAGAAGGAGTTTATCGGCACTATCCCTGAATTCTCTGTTCCAG GAACTTCAGTGATGCAGGTTACAGCGATAGATTCTGACGATCCAATGACAGAAAACGCAGCTCTGAGCTACGCCATCACTGGGCAAGAGAGTATCCCTCCTCACAGCATCAACAAGACCATGTTCGGCATTAACAACAAAACTGGAGTCATCTACACTCGAGATGTGGGACTAGACAGAGAT GTGGTGCAGTCCTTCAGGCTGACTCTGCAGGTGGCTGACATGTCTGGAATGGGCCTAACCTCCACCGGTCATGCCATCATTCACATCTCTGACATTAACAACCACGCTCCGAAATTCCATCCTACCATG TACAATATGTATGCAATGGAGAACAAGTACATCGCAGAGATGGGCAGAGTCAACGCGACAGATAAGGACCAGAAAGGTGGAGATAACTGGAAAATTAAGTACACCATCGTAAATCCTTCAGGACACTTTGCCATTCGCACAGACCCAGTTTCCAACCAAGGCATCATTTCTGTGGTTAAG CCGCTAGACTATGAATCCCAGGCCGAGTACCGGCTCATTGTCAAAGCAGAGAATGAAGTCAGGCTGAAAGCCCCATACGAACAAATACAGAGTGCTACAGTCACCGTCAGAGTGATGAATGAAAACGAGGCCCCAGTCTTCTATAAAAACCCTATTAAAGTGACTGTTGCAGAGTCCATTGTTCCTGGTACTGTCCTGGCCTCAGACATTGCTCATGATCCAGATAATGCCAAGTTGAG GTTTGAAATCATTCAGGATCCTGAGAATTGGCTTGCTATTAACCATGCAACTGGACAGATCACAGCCAGGAGATTCTTCAACATCCGGTCTCCCCACGTCAGGAACAACATTTACTCTGCAGTTGTGAAAGTTATAGATCAGG ATGCTGATGGTACCTCTGCAACAGCTACACTGGAGGTCAATCTGTGGGAAACCAATGATTACCCACCAGTGCTGATACCCTTGAGTGGGACTGTGTGCAGTGACCGGGACAGAGATAAACTGGGCCTGCTGCTTAGTGCTGTGGATGAGGACATGTCCCCTCAAGCTGACCCCTTCAGTTTTTACATTGCTGACCAAAATGTGGCCACCAACTGGACCATCATAACTCTTAAtg AGACCCATGCGGTTCTCCAGCCACTGATAGACATAGAAAAAGGTGAATTCTCTATTCCTGTGGTCGTATCAGATTCTGGATCCCCTTCACTTTTCTCTAATGCTGTGGTCAACGTGACTGTGTGTCCCTGTGACAGTTTCGGTGACTGCAAAAGCTACACCGCAGCAATCTTTGGAACCAAAATTGGAATAAGTTTCATTGCCCTTATGATTATTATGGGATGCATAGCTCTTCTGTTGA TTCTGATTGCTCTTGCCGTGGCGGTAAAGGCCTGCACAAAGCAGAACATGAGAAAAGGAGGAGGTCTGCTGATCGGAGCGTCCGATGATGACATCCGAGACAATGTCTTTCACTATGATGAGCAGGGAGGAGGAGAAGAGGATGAA GATGCATTTAATATTGATTTTCTGAGGAACCCAAGTGACATGGCCCCTGCCCCAGCTTCCTTTTTCCCACAAGACTACAGCCTACCCAGAGGAAAACAACCTCTAAGGAAAGATGCACCCCATAACCTGCCTTCTCCAACATATCCACGCAAACCCCCCGGAGACCCAACCGACATAGAAGATTTCATCAATGTT GGCTTGGACGCTGCTGACAATGACCCGAATGTCCCACCATACGATACAGCTCTGATCTATGACTTTGAGGGTGATGGGTCGGTAGCAGGCAGCCTTAGCTCTATTGCTTCTACGGGCTCAGACGGTGACCAGGACTATGACTACCTCAATGACTGGGGACCACGGTTTAAAAAACTGGCTAACATGTATGACCCACGTTAG
- the spg7 gene encoding paraplegin isoform X2: MYRERLRTLFIIAVIMSLLNSINTSGGNISWNDFVNEMLAKGEVSRVQVVPESDIVEIYLHPGAVIFGRPRLALMYRMQVANIDKFEEKLRAAEEELNIDTKDRIPVTYKRTGFFGNALYALGMAAIGVAILWYIFRLAGMGGRDGGFSAFNQLKMAKFTIVDGKSGKGVSFKDVAGMHEAKMEVKEFVDYLKNPDRYLQLGAKVPKGSLLLGPPGCGKTLLAKAVATEAQVPFLAMAGSEFVEVIGGLGAARVRSLFKEARARAPCIVYIDEIDAVGKKRSTNMSGFSNTEEEQTLNQLLVEMDGMGTTDHVIVLASTNRADILDNALMRPGRLDRHIFIDLPTLQERKEIFEQHLKILKLTQPADFYSLRLAELTPGFSGADIANICNEAALHAAREGFKSIDTFNFEYAVERVIAGSVKKSKILSKEEQRVVAFHESGHALVGWLLEHTEAVMKVSIAPRTNAALGFAQILPKDQYLFTKEQLFERMCMAMGGRASEAITFNKVTTGAQDDLRKVTRVAYSMVKQYGMVASVGQVSFPDSNDQGGIGRRPFSQGLQQQMDHEAKMLIAQAYRHTEKLLLDNRDKLILLANTLLEREVVNYDDIEALLGPPPFGPKKMIAPQSWVEAERDKQDTGEDEPRRPQRPLRKDKDDDINLSPA, translated from the exons ATGTATAGGGAGCGGCTGCGTACACTCTTTATTATCGCTGTCATCATGAGCTTGCTCAACTCCATCAACACCAGTGGGGGGAACATATCCTGGAATGATTTTGTAAATGAAATGTTGGCCAAAGGGGAGGTGTCACGAGTACAGGTGGTACCAGAGAGTGACATTGTGGAGATCTACCTTCACCCTGGCGCAGTCATCTTTGGCAGACCT AGACTTGCCCTGATGTACCGAATGCAGGTGGCCAACATTGACAAGTTTGAGGAGAAGCTTAGGGCAGCAGAGGAAGAGCTGAATATAGATACCAAAGACAGAATACCAGTGACCTACAAGCGCACTGGCTTCTTTGGGAA TGCTCTTTATGCACTCGGTATGGCTGCCATTGGGGTTGCAATTCTCTGGTACATCTTCCGACTGGCAGGAATGGGTGGGAGAGATGGCGGCTTTAGTGCTTTT AATCAATTGAAAATGGCTAAATTCACTATTGTCGATGGGAAATCTGGGAAAGGTGTAAGCTTCAAAGATGTTGCTGGAATGCACGAGGCCAAGATGGAAGTCAAAGAGTTTGTGGACTATCTGAAG aatCCAGATAGATACCTTCAACTTGGGGCCAAAGTACCTAAGGGCTCTCTGCTCCTGGGCCCCCCTGGCTGCGGTAAAACTCTGCTTGCTAAGGCAGTGGCAACAGAGGCTCAGGTGCCATTCCTTGCCATGGCAGGTTCAGAGTTTGTGGAGGTTATTGGAG GCCTTGGTGCCGCAAGAGTGCGAAGTCTTTTCAAAGAGGCTCGTGCTCGAGCGCCATGCATCGTCTACATTGATGAAATTGATGCTGTGGGGAAGAAACGGTCCACAAACATGTCTGGTTTCTCAAACACAGAGGAAGAGCAGACCCTTAACCAGCTGCTTGTGGAGATGGATG gAATGGGTACCACAGATCATGTGATTGTTCTGGCCTCTACTAACCGGGCAGACATTCTGGACAATGCTCTCATGAGACCAGGCAGGCTTGATAGGCACATTTTTATAGACCTGCCAACTCTTCAG GAGAGAAAGGAAATCTTCGAGCAACACCTGAAGATCCTGAAGCTTACTCAGCCGGCAGACTTCTACTCCCTGCGTCTGGCTGAGTTGACACCAGGCTTCAGTG GGGCTGACATCGCTAACATCTGCAATGAAGCCGCCCTTCATGCTGCCAGAGAGGGCTTCAAGTCTATTGACACCTTTAACTTTGAATATGCTGTGGAGAGAGTCATCGCAG GGAGTGTGAAGAAAAGTAAAATCTTATCTAAAGAGGAGCAGAGGGTGGTGGCTTTTCATGAGTCTGGTCATGCTTTAGTGGGATGGCTGCTAGAACACACCGAGGCTGTCATGAAG GTTTCAATTGCTCCCAGGACTAATGCTGCTTTGGGCTTTGCTCAGATCCTGCCAAAGgatcagtatttatttactaaagaGCAGCTATTTGAGAGGATGTGCATGGCTATGGGTGGACGAGCCTCTGAAGCCATCACCTTCAATAAGGTCACTACAG GTGCTCAGGATGACCTCAGGAAGGTGACCCGCGTGGCCTACTCCATGGTGAAGCAGTATGGCATGGTTGCCAGTGTGGGCCAGGTATCCTTCCCTGACTCTAACGATCAAGGTGGTATTGGACGGAGACCATTTAGTCAAGGCCTCCAACAGCAGATGGACCAT GAAGCTAAGATGCTAATAGCACAGGCCTACAGACACACAGAGAAATTGCTTTTGGACAACAGAGATAAACTTATTTTG CTGGCTAATACCCTGCTGGAGAGAGAGGTGGTCAACTACGATGACATTGAGGCTTTGCTGGGACCTCCTCCGTTTGGTCCCAAAAAGATGATTGCCCCTCAAAGCTGGGTGGAGGCTGAACGAGACAAGCAGGACACTGGTGAAGATGAGCCACGCAGACCCCAGAGACCCCTCCGCAAAGACAAAGATGATGACATCAACCTGAGCCCAGCGTGA